The genomic region GGTTCAACTACCGCCGGGTGCCCGCGGTCACGATGATGCGTCAGCTCATCGCCGAGGGACGGCTCGGGGTGATCCGACACGTCCGCGCGACGTATCTGCAGGACTGGATCGTGGATCCGCAGTTCCCGCTGGTCTGGCGGCTGCAGAAGGACAGGGCGGGCTCGGGTGCGCTCGGTGACATCGGCGCGCACATCATCGACCTCACCCAGTACGTGACCGACCAGCGGATCACCGGGGTCAGCGCGGTGACCGAGACGTTCGTCCGGGAACGGCCGCTGTCGGCCGAGTCCAGCGGGCTGGCGGCCACGGCCGACGGCAACGGTGCGGGCGACGTCTCGGCCGCCGTCGACGGCCACGGCCCGGCCACCGGTCCGGTCACCGTGGACGACGCCGCGATCTTCGTGGCGCGGCTCGACGGTGGTGCGCTGGCCACGTACGAGGCGAGCCGGTTCGCCACCGGTCGCAAGAACGCCCTGCGTGTGGAGATCAACGGCTCGCTGGGCAGCCTGGTGTTCGACCTGGAACGCCTCAACGAGCTGGAGTTCTACGACGCGACGCTACCCACCGCCGAGCAGGGCTTCAGCCGCATCCTGGTGACCGAGGGCGACCACCCGTACATGTCGGCGTGGTGGCCGCCGGGCCACATCATCGGGTACGAGCACTCCTTCACCCACCAGATGCGGGACCTCATCGAGGCGATCGCCACCGGCGCCGACCCGGCGCCGTCCTTCGCCGACGCGTTGCAGGTCCAGCTGGTGCTGGACGCGGTGACCCGTTCGGCGGAGCTCGGTTCCTCGTGGACCGAGGTGGAGCCGGCGCTGACCGCGGTGGCCGTCTGACCGTCGGCCCGGCCGGGCGGATGTCCGGCCGGGCCCCCAGCCCTGACCCGTTCGCGGTGACGGAGATCCCCGCCGACACCGCCCCGAGAAGCTTTCCGGACCGACCGGCGAGGGACCGGCCGCGGTTGCGCCCCGCGGCCGGGACGAGGTCGGGCCCGGAGGGCGTGCAGCCGGGCCCGCGGCCCGGTGGCGCACGAGCAGGACGGCCGTCCGGTGCGGCCGGACCGGGATTCCCCGGCCGCACCGGAGGGCCGCCACCACCTCGACGATCCGGAGGAGCAGATGGCACCGCCCGCCTCTCGCGCGACCGTCACCGACCAGATCCGCCGACCCGCGGCGGACCGCGACTGCTGAGACGTCCGGCCGGGGCGTGCCACGCTCCGGCGTACCGGATGCGGGGGAGGCAGGGTCGAGACGCCGACCGACCCTGCCTGCCAGCCTCGTCCGCTCGGACCGCGTCGGGAGCCGGTCCGGCGCCGTCGCCGCCGACTTCGACGCCGGACCGTCCTCGGCACGGGACGGGCGGACGGGGCCCATCCGAACACATCCATGTTTTCGGGACCATCTATATCTTTCGGAATCAAATTCTGATATCAAGATAATTCGATGCACAACGGTCCTCCTGACCGGGGAAGGGGCGCCATGCGTACGGGTGTCTGGCTGGTGGGGGCGCGTGGTTCGGTCGCGACCACCAGCATCGTCGGAGGGCTCGCGCTGCGAGCCGGCCTCGCCGGGCCGACCGGCTGCGTCACCGAACTGCCCCAGCTGCGCGGCCCCGCCCTGCCGGCCTTCGCCGACCTGGTCTTCGGCGGCCACGACGTGGTCACCACCCCGCTCTGCAAGCGGGCCGAGGCGCTCGCCGCCAGCGGGGTGCTGCCCGGCCGGCTGGTCGCCGCCCTCCCCGACGAGCTCGCCGCGGTCGAGGACGAGCTGCGTCCCGCGCCGACCGGGGCGAGCCAGGCCGACCGGGCGGCCGCCACCGTCCGGGACCTCACCGACTTCCGCGAGCGACACCGGCTCGACCGGGTGGTCGTGGTCAACGTCTCGGCCACCGAGCCCGCCGCCCGACCGCACCCCGGGCACGCCGATCCGGCCGCCCTGCGCGATGCCCTGGCCGGCCCGGACGAGGTGCTGCCGGCCAGTTCGCTCTACGCGTTCGCGGCGCTGACGGCCGGCTGCCCGTACGTCGACTTCACCCCGTCCACCGGGGCCCGGCTGCCGGCGCTGCACACGCTCGCGGTCGAGCGCGGGCTGCCTTACGCCGGGCACGACGGCAAGACCGGGGAGACCCTGGTGAAGTCGGTGCTCGCCCCGATGTTCGCGATGCGGCACCTGACCGTGCGCTCCTGGTCCGGGGTCAACCTGCTCGGCGGCGGCGACGGCGCCAACCTGGCCGATCCGGCCGCCAACGCGGCCAAGGTGGAGAGCAAGCAGCGCGTGCTCGGCGAGACGCTCGGCTACGTGCCGCAGGGCGACACCCGGATCGACTTCGTCGAGGAGCTGGGCGACTTCAAGACCGCCTGGGACCTCATCACGTTCTCCGGCTTCCTCGGCACCGGGATGCGGATGGAGTTCACCTGGCACGGTTGCGACTCGGCGCTCGCCGCGCCGCTGGTGCTCGACCTGGCCCGGCTCACGGCCGCCGCGCACGCCGCCGGCCGGGTCGGCCCGCTGGCCGAGCTGGCGTTCTTCTTCAAGGACCCGCTCGGCGCGCCCACCCACTCGCTCGCCGAGCAGTGGACCCGGCTGACGGAGTTCACCCGCCAGCTGCACGCCGGGCGGGAGAGCGCCGATGGCCACGCTGGCTGACCTGGCCGAGCTGGTCCGGGCGCCGGCGGCGCTCTCGGTGCCCGGTGACGTGGTCGCCGGGGCCGCCGCGGCCGGGGCGCTCGACCGGCGTACGCCCGCCCTGGCCGGCGCCTCGGTGCTGCTCTACTGGGCCGGCATGGCCGCCAACGACTGGGCCGACCGGCGCCTGGACGCCGTCGAGCGGCCGGAGCGGCCGATCCCCAGCGGCCGGGTCCAGCCCGCCGCCGCGGTCGGTCTCGCCGCCGGCCTCACCGCCGCCGGGCTCGGGCTGGCCGCCGCCGCGGGCGGCCGGCGGGCGGCGGCGGTCGCGGTGCCGCTGGCCGCGGCCGTCTGGGGCTACGACCTGAGGGCGAAGAACACCGCCGCCGGCCCGGCCGTGATGGCCGCCTGCCGAGGGCTGGACGTGCTGCTCGGCGCCACCGGCGGGCGGCTGGCCCGCGCCCTGCCGGCGGCGTTGACCGTGGCCGCGCACACCTGGACGGTCACCGCGCTCTCCCGTCGGGAGGTCAGCGGCACCGACGCCACGCTGCCGCTGGGCACCCTCGCCGGCACCGCGCTGGTCGCCGCGAGCGCCGCCGCCGTACCCCGCCGGCACCCGCGTCGGGCGATTCCGCACCGGGGCCCGGACGATGCCGGCGCCCACCCCGCCCAGGACCGTGCCGCGGCCCGTCGGGATCCGGGCCGCGGCACGCCACGGCGGATCTCCGCCTGGGACGCCGGCGCGGCGGCCCCGTCCCGGTCCCGCCGCGGAGCCCTCGCCGCCGCGCTGCCCGCGGCGCTGGCCGCCTGGTACGCGGCCGGCTACGGCGCCGCGCAGGCCCGGGTGGTCGCCGAGCCGACCGCGGGCCGGGTGCGGGCCGCGGTCGGCGCCGGGATCACCGGGTTGCCCGCTCTGCAGGGCGCGCTGACCGCGCGCGGCGGCGCCGGGCTGCTGGGGCTCGCGGTCGCCGCGGCGGCGCCGCTGGGTCGCCGGCTCGCCCGGAAGGTGTCGCCGACATGACCGCGCCCCGCCTCGGCTACGGCACCAACGGGTTCGCCAACCACCGGCTGGACGACGCGCTCGCCGTGCTCGCCGACCTCGGCTACGTCGGGGTGGCGCTCACCCTGGACCACGACCACCTCGATCCGTTCGCGCCGGCCCTGGTGCGGCGGGTGTCCGCCGTCCGCCGCCGGCTGGAGGCCCTCGGCCTCGCGGTGGTCGTCGAGACGGGCGCCCGTTACCTGCTCGACCCGTGGCACAAGCACGCGCCGACCCTGCTGCACGACGACCCCACCCGGCGGATCGAGTTCCTGCGCCGGGCCGTGCGGATCGGCGCCGACCTGGGTGCGGAGGCCGTGTCGTTCTGGGCCGGCGTACGCCCCGAGGCCGTCCCGCCGCGGACCGCCTGGGACCGGCTGGTCGCCGGGTGCGCCACGGTGGTCGACGCGGCCGACCGGGTCGGCGTGCCGCTGGGCTTCGAGCCGGAGCCAGGCATGCTGGTCGAGGACATCGCCGGCTGGCGCCGGTTGCGTACCGGGCTCGACGACCCGGGCTGCTTCGGCATCACCCTCGACATCGGACACTGTCGCTGCCTGGAGCCGTGGTCCGCGCCCCGGTGCGTGCACGAGGTGGCGGAGCACCTGGTCAACGTCCAGATCGACGACATGCGCCGGGGTGTGCACGAACACCTCGAGTTCGGCGAAGGCGAGATCGACTTCCCGCCCGTGCTGCGCGCGCTGGACGACGCCGGCTACCGCGGCCTGGTCGCCGTGGAGTTGCCCCGGCACTCGCACGCCGCGCCCGCCGTGGCGGCCCGGTCGCTGGACTTCCTGCGCGCCGCGGCGGCGGCCGTCGCACCGCCCCTCAGCTCCGCACCCGTCGACGCGTCACCGGCCGGAGAGGCCGCGGTGCGTATGTAGGTGCGGAGCAGGGGGTCCGGGACGTCCCGCGCCGCCGCCGTGGCACCGGCGCAGCGGCGGGCCGGGCAGACCCGGCGGCCATGCGAGATCGTGCCGGCTCCGGTCCGGAGCCGGCGCCGAGGGGAGGCACCATGACACCGGATCAGCTCCGGGCGGCCCTGCGGGGCGTACCCGATCCCGACTGGCTGGACACGGCGCTGCGCGCGGTGGCGACGGAACCGGCGACCATCACCCGGTTCTTCCCGGCCGCCGGCCGGCGCTGCGGCCGCCACGACCTGCCCGCCCTGCCCGGTTGGACCGCCGACGAGGCCGCCCGCGCGCTGCTGCTCACCGCGCTGCCGACCGACCACGCCCGGTACGCCGACGTCCTGTACCAACAGGGCGACGCGGCGGAGCGGCGGGCGGTGCTCAAGGCGCTGCCGCTGCTGCCGGTCGGCACGGCCGGGGTGCCCCTGCTGCACGACGCCATCCGCACCAACGACACCCGGCTGGTCGCCGCGGCCCTCGGCCCGTACGCCCGGCACCTCGACCCGGCCGCCTGGCGGCAGGCGGTGCTGAAGTGCGTGTTCATGGCGGTGCCGCTGGCCGGGGTCGCCGACGTCGACGCCCGTGCCGACGGCGAGCTGGCCGTCATGCTGGCCGGCCTGGCCGCCGAACGACAGGCCGCCGGCCGCACCATGCCCGACGACGCCATCGACCTGCTCGACCGGCTCACCGCCGGCCGGGCGACCATCGCCGGTCCCGCCGGCGGATCCGACCGCGCCGACGCGCGATCCGACCGGCTCAGCGCACAGGAGGCGTGATGCGCATCTTCGACCCGCACATCCACATGACCTCGCGGACGACCGACGACTACGAGCGGATGGCGGCGGCCGGCGTCCGCGCGATCGTGGAGCCGGCGTTCTGGCTGGGGCAGCCGCGCACCAGCGCCGCCTCGTTCACCGACTACTTCGACTCGCTCATCGGCTGGGAGCCGTTCCGCGCCGGGCAGTTCGGCGTCCGGCACCACGCGACGATCGCGCTGAACCCGAAGGAGGCCAACGACCCGCGCTGCCGGAAGGTGCTCGACCTGCTGCCCCGCTACCTCGACAAGGACGGTGTGGTGGCGGTCGGAGAGATCGGCTACGACTCGATGACGCCGGAGGAGGACGAGGCCTTCGCCGCCCAGCTCGCCCTGGCCGTGGCGCACGATCTGCCGGCGCTGGTGCACACCCCGCACCGGGACAAGGCCCGCGGTGTGGAGCGCAGCCTCGCGGTGGTCCGCGAGGCCGGCATCGAACCCGGCCGGGTGGTGGTCGACCACCTCAACGAGGTGACCGTGAAGCTGGTCCGGGACACCGGCTGCTGGCTCGGCTTCTCGATCTACCCGGACACCAAGATGTCGCCGCCGCGGATGGTCGAGCTGCTGCGGGCGTACGGGACCGAGCGGATGCTGGTCAACTCGGCGGCTGACTGGGGCCGGTCGGACCCGCTGCTCACCCGGGCCACCGCGGAGGCGATGCTGCTGGCCGGGTTCAACGACGACGACGTCGACCGGGTGCTCTGGCGCAACCCGGTGGAGTTCTACGGCCAGTCCGGCCGGCTCGACCTCAGCGACCTCGCCGACGCCGCCCCGCCGGCCGGCACCTTCGCCGGCAACTCGATCCTGCGCGGAGGCAGCTGATGCGGCTGCGACATCCGGGAGGCGAGACCGTCCATCTCGGCTACTGCACCAACGTGCACCCGGCCGAGGACCTCGCCGGCATCCTCGCCCAACTGGACACGTACGCGGTCCCCGTCCGGGAGGCGATCGGGGCCGACCTGCTCGGCCTGGGGCTGTGGTTGGCCGCCCCGGTCGCCGCGGAGCTGGCCGGCGACCCGGCAACGCGCCTCGGCCTGCGGTCGGAACTGGACGCCCGGGGGTTGGAGGTGGTCACCCTCAACGGCTTCCCCTACGCGGCCTTCCAGGCCCCGGTGGTCAAGGGTGACGTGTATCACCCCGACTGGACCACCCCGGACCGGCTGGCGTACACCCTCGACCTGGCCCGCGTGCTTGCCGACCTGCTGCCCGACGACGCGGCCCGCGGCTCGATCTCCACCCTGCCGCTGGCCTGGCGGTCGCCCTGGGACGGCGCCCGTGCCGAGGCGTGCCGACGCCGGCTCGACCAACTCTCGGCCGGTCTCGCCGCGGTGGAGCGGGACACCGGCCGGCGGATCCGGGTCGGCTTCGAGCCGGAACCCGGATGCCTGGTGGAGAGCACGAAACAATCCGCCGCGATACTGTCCGGCGTGGACAATGATCGACTCGGCGTCTGTGTGGACCTCGCGCACCTCGCCTGCGCCTGGGAGGACCCGGCGGAGGCCCTCGCGCGGCTGCACGCGGCCGGCCTGCCGGTGGTGAAGGTGCAGGTCTCGGCCGCGCTGGAGGCGGCCGACCCGGCCGCCTCCGCCGAGGCGCTGCGACGCTGGGTCGAGCCCCGGTTCCTGCACCAGACCCGGGGCGCCGGCTGCGCGGGCACCACCGACCCGGCCGACCCGGCGTACGCGGCCGACGACCTGGACGCCGCCCTCGACGCGGCGCTGCCCGGGCCGTGGCGGGTGCACTACCACGTGCCGCTGCACGCCCCGCCCGAGCCGCCGCTGGACTCGACGTTGCCGGTGCTGCGCGCCGCGCTGGCCGCGCTCTACGCCGGCCCGGACGCCGGCTGCGACCACCTGGACGTAGAGACGTACACCTGGGGGGTGCTCCCGGAGGCGCGCCGGCCGCGCACCGACGCGGAGCTGGCCGCCGGGATCGCGGCGGAGCTGGCCTTCGCCCGCCACGAGCTGGCCGCGCTCGGCCTCACGCCACTGGGAAGCGAGGTGCCGGCATGAGCAAGCGGTTGGTGGTGCTGGACGTGGTCGGGCTGACTCCGCGGCTGCTGGCGCACATGCCACGGCTGCGCGCGGTCGCCGACACCGGCTTCCGGGCGGAGTTGGGCACGGTGCTGCCCGCGGTGACCTGTTCGGTGCAGTCGACGTTCCTGACCGGGGAGTTGCCGGCCGGCCACGGGATCGTCGGCAACGGCTGGTACTTCCGGGACCTCGGCGAGGTGCTGCTCTGGCGGCAGCACAACGCGCTGGTCGGCGGGGAGAAGCTGTGGCAGGCGGCACGCCGGGCCGAGCCCGGCTACACGGTGGCCAACGTCTGCTGGTGGTACGCGATGGGCGCGGACGTCGACTGGACGGTCACGCCGCGCCCGGTCTACTACGCGGACGGGCGCAAGGAACCCGACTGCTACACCGATCCGCCGGAGCTGCACGACGCGCTCACCGGGCGGCTGGGCACCTTCCCGCTCTTCACCTACTGGGGGCCGACCGCCGGGCTGCCGTCCTCGGCCTGGATCTGCAAGGCCGCCGAGCAGATCCTCGCCGACCACTCGCCCGACCTTACCCTGGTCTACGTCCCCCACCTCGACTACGACCTGCAACGGTACGGTTCGTCCTCGCCGCAGGCCGCCGCCGCGGCGGCCGCGCTCGACAAGGTGCTCGGCCCGCTGCTGGACGCGGCCCGGGCCCGGGAGGCGACCGTGGTGGCGCTGTCGGAGTACGGCATCACCGACGTCTCCCGGCCGGTCGACGTCAACCGCCTGCTGCGCGCCGAGGGTCTGCTGCGGGTGCACACCCAGGCCGGGATGGAGTACCTCGACCCGTGGACCTCGCGGGCCTTCGCCGTGGCCGACCACCAGGTGGCGCACGTCTACGTGCGGGACCCGGCGGACGTACCGGCGGTGGCGAAGCTCTGCGCCGGCCTGCCCGGCGTGGCCGAGGTGCTGGACGCCGACGGCAAGGCCGCGCACGGGCTGGACCATCCGCGCGCCGGCGAACTGGTGCTGGTGGCCGAGCCGGACGCCTGGTTCACCTACTACTACTGGCTCGACGACGGCCGGGCGCCGGACTTCGCCCGCCTGGTCGAGATCCACCGCAAGCCCGGGTACGACCCGGCCGAACTCTTCTTCGACCCGGCCGCCCCGCTCGCGGCGAAGCGCCGCGCCGCGACGGCCCTGGCCCGCAAGAAGCTCGGCCTGCGATATCTGATGAGCGCGGTCGGGCTGGACGCCGGCGCGCGGGCGGTACGCGGCTCGCACGGCCGACTGCCGGCCGACCCGGCGGACGCCCCGGTGCTGCTCTGCTCGGACCCGGCCGCGGCCCGCGACCGCATCGCCGCGACCGAGGTCAAGGCGCTCCTGCTGGAACTGGCCGGGCTGGCGTCGGCCGGCGCGTCGCCCGGTCCGGCGTCGTCCGGTGCGTCGGCCGGTCCGGCGTCGTCCGGCGCGACGACCGGCCCGGTGGCGTCCGGTGCGGGGGAGGCGTCGTGACGGTCACCGTGGCGCCCACCGACGCGAGCGGGCTGCGGGCCCGCTTCGACGCCGAGCTGGCCGCGTTCCTCGACCGGCAGGGGCCGGAGTGGCCGGACGGCGCGCCGCGCGGGGTCTTCACCGCGTTGCAGCGGTTCGTGCTGGCCGGTGGCAAGCGACTGCGGCCGCTGTTCTGCTACTGGGGCTGGCGGGGTGCCGGTGGTGACGACGGCTCCCCGATCGTGGTGGCCGCGGCCGCGCTCGAGCTGTTCCACGCGTTCGCCCTGATCCACGACGACATCCTCGACGGCAGCGACCGCCGCCGGGGCGAGCCGTCCGTGCACCGCCTCTTCGCCGACCTGCACGCCCGCTCGTCCTGGCGGGGCGATCCCGAGGCGTACGGCCGCAACACGGCGCTGCTCTGCGGTGACCTCTGCGCCGCCTGGTCGGACCAGATGTTCCACGAGTGCGGGCTCACCACCGAGCAGGTGCACCGGGGGTACGCGATGTTCGCCCTGATGCGCACCGAGGTGATCGCCGGGGAGTACCTGGACCTGGTCTCCGGCGTCGGGGATGGTTCGGTGGCCAGCGCGTTGACCGTAATCCGGATGAAGGCGGCCCGCTACACCGTCACCCGGCCGCTGCAGATCGGCGCGGCGCTGGCCGGCGGGTCGCCGGAGCTGATCGAGACGCTGGCGGAGTTCGGCGACCCGCTCGGCGACGCGTTCCAGCTGCGCGACGACGTGCTCGGTGTCTTCGGCGACCCGGCGGTCACCGGGAAGTCGGTCCTGGACGACCTGCGGGAGGGCAAGCCCACGGTGATGATGGCGCTGGCCCGCAGCTCCGCCGACCGGACGCAGACCGCCCGGCTGCGGGAGCTCTTCGGCAACCCCGACCTGGACGCCGACGGCGCCGCCGAGTTGCGCGCGATCATCGAGGGCACCGGCGCGCGGGAGCGGATCGAGCAGATGATCCGGGTCCGGACCGAGGGGGCGTTGGCCGCGCTGGAGAGCGCGCCGGTGGACGACGCGACCCGTGCGGCGCTGGTCGGTCTCGCCGGGCAGGCGATCGACCGGCGCTCCTGACCGGCTCCCGCGTGGGACTTTTGACCGATCCAGCGAAAGTCGGGGCTGGATCGGCAGAAGGTATAGACACATCGACATCCGCAATTTAATGTCGTGGCCAATACCACACTGTTTCGTCGAGGTGAACCGGCGGCGCGGGAACCCATCGACTGGTGACCTCCGAGCACGTGGCTCCACCGACCGGTGGTCACGGCCGGCCGGATCGGCACCCCGGCGGGCCTTCCGCAACCCCGCTACGGCATCCGGCGCGTCGGCGCGCGCCCCGCCCTGGCAGTCACTCGTCAGGAAGGGACAGCTCCATATGTCCACAGTGGACAAATTCCACCACCGCCCCCGACGATGGTTCACCGCCGGCTCGGCGCTGCTGCTCGTCGCGGCGGCCGGCACGGTCTCGCTCGGCGCCGGCCCGGCCGCGCTCGGCGGCCCCACCCCGGCCCAGGCGCACCCGATCAACGCCACCGACTTCCAGCAGGTCGAACTCGCCCGCGGCGTCGCCGAGATGGGCGAGCCTATGTCGCTGGCCGTGCTGCCCGACCGTTCGGTGCTGCACACCGCGCGCAACGGCACCCTCCGCCGCACCGACGCGAACGGCACCACCTCGGTGATCGGAACACTCCCGGTCTACACCCACGACGAGGAGGGCCTGCAGGGCGTCGGGGTGGACCCGAACTTCGCCACCAACCGGCACGTCTTCCTCTACTACGCCCCGCCGCTGTCCACCCCCGCCGGGGACGCGCCGGCCACCGGCAGCGACTTCTCCGCCTGGCGGGGCGTCAACCGGCTGTCCCGGTTCACCCTCAACGCCGACTTCACCCTCAACCAGGCCAGCAAGGTCGACGTGCTGGACGTGCCCGCCGACCGGGGCCTCTGCTGCCACGTCGGCGGTGACATCGACTTCGACGCCGCGGGCAACCTCTACCTCTCCACCGGCGACGACACCAACCCGTTCGACTCCGCGGGCTACGCGCCGATCGACGAGCGGACCAACCGCAACCCCGGCTACGACGCGCAGCGCAGCGCCGGCAACACCAACGACCTGCGTGGCAAGATCCTCCGGATCAAGGTCAACGCGAACGGGACGTACTCCGTCCCGGCCGGCAACCTCTTCGCCGCCGGCACGGCCGGGACCCGGCCGGAGATCTACGCGATGGGCTTCCGCAACCCGTTCCGGATGAGCGTGGACAAGGCCACCGGCATCGTCTACGTCGGTGACTACGGGCCGGACGCCGGCTCCACCAGCGCCACCCGTGGGCCATCCGGCCAGGTCGAGTTCAACCGGGTCACCGGGCCCGGCAACTACGGCTGGCCGTACTGCACCGGGACGAACACCAGCTCCGAGACGTACAACGAGTGGAACTTCGCCACCAACGCCACCGGCCCGAAGTTCAACTGCACCGGCGGGCCGACGAACAACTCGTTCCGCAACACCGGCCTGTCCACCCTGCCGGCCGCGAAGGCGTCCTGGATCCGGTACGGCGGCGACGCCGGCACCCCGCCCGCGTTCGGTGGCGGCTCCGAGTCCCCGATGGGCGGCCCGGTGTACCGGTACAACGCCTCCTCGCCGTCGACGGTGAAGTTCCCGCAGTCCTTCGACGGGTTGTTCTTCGCCACCGAGTTCGGCCGGGGCTGGATCAAGCCGATCCACGTCAACGCCGACGGCTCGCCGGGCACCATCGACAGCTTCCCCTGGACGGGCAAGCAGGTGATGGACTCGGCCTTCGGCCCGGACGGGGCGTACTACGTGCTCGATTACGGCACCGGATACTTCAACGGCGACGCCAACTCGGCGCTTTACCGGTTCGAGTACATCGGCGGGGGCAACCGCGCGCCGACGGCCGTGGCCAGCGCCAACCGGACCTCGGGCGCCGCGCCGCTGAGCGTGACGTTCTCCTCGGCCGGCTCGTCCGACCCGGAGGGCGGGGCCCTGACGTACGCCTGGACCTTCGGCGACGGCACCAGCTCCACGGCGGCCAACCCGACGAAGACCTACACCACCAACGGGAACTACACCGCCACGCTGACCGTCCGCGACCCGCAGGGCGCCACCGGCAGCGCCAACGTGTTGATCAGCGTGGGCAACACCGCGCCCACGGTGACGATCAACGCGCCCGGCAACGGCAAGCTGTTCTCCTTCGGCGACACGGTGCCGTTCAACATCACGGTGACCGATCCCGAGGACGGCGCGATCGACTGCGGCAAGGTCAAGATGACCTACGTGCTCGGGCACGACCAGCACGGCCACCAGATCACCTCGCAGACCGGCTGCTCCGGCTCGATCACCATCCCGGTCGACGGCGAGCACGACTACGCGGCGAACATCTT from Micromonospora sp. WMMD812 harbors:
- a CDS encoding ricin-type beta-trefoil lectin domain protein, whose product is MDKFHHRPRRWFTAGSALLLVAAAGTVSLGAGPAALGGPTPAQAHPINATDFQQVELARGVAEMGEPMSLAVLPDRSVLHTARNGTLRRTDANGTTSVIGTLPVYTHDEEGLQGVGVDPNFATNRHVFLYYAPPLSTPAGDAPATGSDFSAWRGVNRLSRFTLNADFTLNQASKVDVLDVPADRGLCCHVGGDIDFDAAGNLYLSTGDDTNPFDSAGYAPIDERTNRNPGYDAQRSAGNTNDLRGKILRIKVNANGTYSVPAGNLFAAGTAGTRPEIYAMGFRNPFRMSVDKATGIVYVGDYGPDAGSTSATRGPSGQVEFNRVTGPGNYGWPYCTGTNTSSETYNEWNFATNATGPKFNCTGGPTNNSFRNTGLSTLPAAKASWIRYGGDAGTPPAFGGGSESPMGGPVYRYNASSPSTVKFPQSFDGLFFATEFGRGWIKPIHVNADGSPGTIDSFPWTGKQVMDSAFGPDGAYYVLDYGTGYFNGDANSALYRFEYIGGGNRAPTAVASANRTSGAAPLSVTFSSAGSSDPEGGALTYAWTFGDGTSSTAANPTKTYTTNGNYTATLTVRDPQGATGSANVLISVGNTAPTVTINAPGNGKLFSFGDTVPFNITVTDPEDGAIDCGKVKMTYVLGHDQHGHQITSQTGCSGSITIPVDGEHDYAANIFAIFDAEYTDAGGLTTHTQHTLQPRHRQAEHFKTSSGINTFDKAAAEGGKTVGDINNGDWIAFQPYQVGNVTSFTARVSSAGAGGTLQLRAGSATGAVIGSATVPVTGGWDTFTTVTGTVTSPPAGTTTLYLTFAGSGTGALYDVDTFTLNTGTSSGGAGPIRGLANKCLDVRNGGTADGTQIQLYTCNGSASQSWTVTPNSTIRALGKCLDVSGGGSADGTKIQLWTCNGTGAQNWSAQADGTIRNPQSGKCLDVSGNNSADSTPVHLWTCVANAANQKWTLP